A genomic segment from Oncorhynchus clarkii lewisi isolate Uvic-CL-2024 chromosome 12, UVic_Ocla_1.0, whole genome shotgun sequence encodes:
- the LOC139421934 gene encoding E3 ubiquitin-protein ligase RNF34-like gives MYKAGASSMWASCCGLLNEVMGTGTVRGQQPGFGAGTGPFRFAPSAGYSTYPPTSSGSAGQLCKACGLAFSVFRRKHICSDCKKSFCAMCSVLQESLRCCTTCHLLRGTAFQRPQLMALRVKDLRQYLLLRNIPTDTCREKEDLVDLVLCHQEAGENTLTQGGVEEDEEDEEEEEEEEEEEEEEEEEDADTDSLHSLPHSLHASPPSAAHRSASEQLSLSTSEQSALSASQGGSPLSRSDSSGTAQSQEHGGAPTVPLLHLEPASEPIIEVSPVTQRRIRASLSDLDNEGDIESLSVRQLKEILARNFVNYSGCCEKWELIERVHRLYRENEQNRKSMENVSNINSMSAVVSYPPPICNGAVEDSVKAQLASDDHLCRICMDAVIDCVLLECGHMVTCTKCGMRMSECPICRQYVVRAVHVFKS, from the exons GCGGGGGCATCGTCCATGTGGGCGTCATGCTGTGGGCTGCTGAACGAGGTGATGGGCACAGGGACGGTGCGCGGGCAGCAGCCAGGGTTTGGGGCCGGGACGGGGCCCTTCCGCTTTGCCCCCAGCGCCGGGTACTCTACATATCCCCCCACCAGCTCAGGGAGTGCAGGTCAGCTCTGCAAGGCCTGTGGACTGGCCTTCTCCGTCTTCAGGCGCAAG cacatatgCTCGGACTGTAAGAAAAGTTTCTGCGCCATGTGCTCGGTGCTGCAAGAGAGCCTCCGCTGCTGCACCACCTGCCACCTCCTGCGCGGAACGGCCTTCCAGAGACCACAGCTCATGGCGCTGCGTGTTAAGGACCTGCGCCAGTACCTGCTTTTGCGCAACATCCCTACAGACACCTGCAGGGAGAAGGAAGACCTGGTGGACTTGGTGCTCTGCCACCAGGAAGCTGGAGAAAACACCTTGACACAAGGAGGTgtagaggaagatgaggaagatgaggaggaggaggaggaggaggaggaagaagaagaagaagaagaggaggaggatgcagACACAGACAGCCTGCACTcgctcccccactccctccacgCCTCACCCCCCTCAGCCGCACACCGGTCCGCTTCAGAGCagttgtctctctccacctcggaGCAGTCGGCTCTCTCCGCCTCTCAAGGAGGCTCTCCTCTCAGCCGGAGTGACAGCTCAGGGACCGCTCAGAGCCAG GAGCATGGGGGAGCTCCGACCGTCCCACTCCTTCACCTGGAACCTGCCAGTGAACCGATCATAGAG GTCAGTCCAGTGACACAGAGGAGAATACGGGCCTCTCTATCTGACCTGGACAACGAAGGGGACATTGAGAGCCTGTCTGTCCGGCAGCTCAAAGAGATTCTGGCCCGTAACTTTGTCAACTACTCTGGCTGCTGTGAGAAGTGGGAGCTGATAGAGCGGGTGCATCGGCTCTACAGGGAGAACGAACAGAACAGGAAGTCCA TGGAAAATGTCAGCAACATCAACAGCATGTCTGCAG TGGTGTCATATCCTCCGCCTATCTGCAATGGTGCAGTGGAAG ACAGTGTGAAGGCTCAGCTGGCCTCTGATGACCACCTATGTCGCATCTGCATGGACGCTGTGATTGACTGTGTGCTGCTAGAGTGCGGTCACATGGTCACCTGTACCAAATGTGGGATGAGGATGAGCGAGTGCCCCATCTGCAGGCAGTACGTGGTGCGGGCCGTGCACGTCTTCAAGTCTTAA